In Nakamurella antarctica, the following are encoded in one genomic region:
- the rimM gene encoding ribosome maturation factor RimM (Essential for efficient processing of 16S rRNA), producing MELVVGRIGRPHGLAGGVTVEVRTDDPETRFAAGSVFRTDPAATGPLTLSSLRRIGGNTVLTFDGFADRNAAEALRGTLLIVDTEALPELEDSEEFYDHQLVGLNVLLIGSDEVIGCIADMMHLPSNDVLVVKTPTGEVLIPFVSAIVPTVDLAGGFVVVDPPDGLLDDGLSEDRV from the coding sequence GTGGTGTGACTGTAGAAGTCCGCACCGACGACCCTGAAACCCGGTTTGCTGCTGGGTCGGTATTTCGTACCGATCCAGCAGCCACTGGTCCCCTTACGCTCAGCAGCCTCCGTCGGATCGGTGGGAACACGGTCCTTACCTTCGATGGGTTCGCAGATCGCAACGCAGCCGAGGCACTCCGCGGCACTTTGCTGATCGTGGACACAGAAGCGCTGCCAGAACTTGAAGACTCCGAAGAGTTCTACGATCACCAATTGGTCGGGCTCAACGTTTTGCTCATTGGCTCCGACGAGGTGATTGGCTGCATCGCGGACATGATGCATCTCCCATCCAACGATGTGCTGGTGGTGAAAACCCCCACGGGCGAAGTGTTAATCCCCTTTGTCTCTGCCATCGTCCCCACCGTTGATCTTGCGGGCGGGTTTGTCGTGGTTGATCCGCCGGACGGCCTGCTTGACGACGGGCTGTCAGAAGATCGCGTCTAG
- the trmD gene encoding tRNA (guanosine(37)-N1)-methyltransferase TrmD → MRIDVLTIFPEYLAPLRESLVGKAITDSLIGVRVHDLRDFTTDRHRTVDDSPYGGGPGMVMKADVWGAALDSLATPDTILIVPTPAGRPFSQQLAQQLSIAHHLVFACGRYEGIDQRVADEAATRMPVLELSIGDYVLAGGEVAVLVMVEAIARLIPGVLGNPESAVQDSFGAASPGLLEHPSYTRPVNYRGHEVPAVLLSGNHAEIARWRHSQSVERTRERRPDLLPDTEN, encoded by the coding sequence ATGCGCATTGACGTGCTGACGATCTTCCCGGAATACCTTGCGCCGCTGCGTGAATCGTTGGTGGGCAAAGCAATCACCGACTCCCTCATCGGGGTGCGTGTTCACGATCTTCGGGACTTCACCACCGATCGACATCGCACGGTCGACGATTCGCCGTACGGCGGCGGTCCGGGCATGGTGATGAAAGCCGATGTCTGGGGCGCGGCCCTTGATTCCCTGGCAACCCCGGACACCATTTTGATTGTCCCAACTCCCGCGGGACGACCCTTCAGTCAACAGCTTGCTCAGCAGCTCAGTATCGCCCACCACTTAGTCTTTGCCTGCGGTCGTTATGAGGGCATCGACCAGCGCGTGGCTGACGAAGCAGCTACGCGGATGCCCGTGTTGGAGCTATCGATCGGGGATTACGTGCTCGCAGGCGGCGAGGTCGCCGTGTTGGTCATGGTGGAAGCAATTGCGCGCTTAATTCCTGGTGTGCTGGGCAATCCTGAGAGCGCTGTCCAAGACTCCTTCGGTGCAGCCTCGCCCGGTTTGCTGGAGCACCCCAGTTACACCAGGCCAGTGAACTACCGTGGCCATGAGGTGCCAGCTGTGCTTCTGTCTGGCAACCACGCCGAGATCGCCAGATGGCGACACTCGCAGTCAGTGGAGCGCACTCGTGAGCGCCGGCCAGACCTGCTCCCGGATACCGAGAATTAG
- the rplS gene encoding 50S ribosomal protein L19 yields MNTLDDLDSASLRSDLPDFRPGDFVRVHVKVIEGTRSRIQVFAGHVIRRHGGGVRETFTVRKVSFGVGVERTYPVHSPNLDKIELVTRGDVRRAKLYYLRELRGKKAKIKEKRDLTR; encoded by the coding sequence ATGAACACACTGGATGATCTGGATTCTGCGTCATTACGCAGCGATCTCCCCGATTTCCGCCCCGGCGATTTTGTCCGCGTTCACGTGAAGGTCATCGAAGGCACCCGCTCTCGTATTCAGGTCTTTGCTGGCCACGTCATCCGTCGTCATGGCGGCGGCGTCCGCGAAACCTTCACCGTTCGTAAGGTCAGTTTCGGCGTCGGCGTAGAGCGCACCTATCCGGTGCATTCCCCGAACCTCGACAAGATCGAGCTCGTCACCCGTGGCGACGTGCGCCGCGCAAAGCTTTACTACCTGCGCGAACTGCGCGGCAAGAAGGCCAAGATCAAGGAAAAGCGCGACCTGACCCGCTAG